In one window of Musa acuminata AAA Group cultivar baxijiao chromosome BXJ3-2, Cavendish_Baxijiao_AAA, whole genome shotgun sequence DNA:
- the LOC135631421 gene encoding pentatricopeptide repeat-containing protein At5g66520-like → MKPPPPRFRLSLIGRSGLKQARQIHAHLISLGLVSYTYVTSRVLALYALHDMALAHQLFARIPQPTIFNWNTMIRGFSDTARPHRGLAVYVGMRRHDVFPNMHTFPFTIKTCTGVPVLSQVHGQVFKFGFDLDVFVTSSLVKRYSDLGAVQLASKVFDESSHRNVVCWTSLVTGYCSHGLVDKARSLFDHMPERNGASWSAMITGYVQNERHKEAIELFHELRECSAAELNDALLVSALSACASLGALEEGRWIHSHIDAKGLTHYGLELGTALVDFYAKCGFVDGAREVFDKMPRKDVTAWSAMIMGLALNGHSRPAISVFSEMLKQGVAPNAITFIGVLAACNHGGLVDEGRAHFESMVSAYDVRPTIEHYGCMVDLLSRAGHTAEAEGLIESMPMEPDGVIWGALLNGCRMHGHFKRGERAGRRVIELEPAHFGRYVGLANVYASMKRWDGVAELRTAMRKRQVTTTPGWSSIGHLDDKTHRQKETQR, encoded by the coding sequence ATGAAGCCACCTCCTCCTCGTTTCCGTCTCTCTTTGATAGGACGCTCGGGTCTCAAACAAGCCCGCCAAATCCACGCCCATTTGATCTCCCTCGGCCTCGTCTCCTACACCTACGTCACCAGCCGAGTCCTCGCCCTCTACGCCCTCCATGACATGGCCCTTGCCCACCAGCTGTTCGCCCGAATCCCCCAGCCGACCATCTTCAACTGGAACACCATGATCCGCGGGTTCTCCGACACCGCCCGACCCCACCGTGGTCTCGCCGTCTACGTCGGCATGCGCCGCCACGACGTCTTTCCCAACATGCATACTTTTCCGTTCACGATCAAGACGTGCACCGGTGTCCCCGTGCTTTCCCAGGTCCACGGGCAGGTTTTTAAGTTCGGGTTCGATCTCGATGTCTTCGTTACCAGCTCTCTCGTGAAAAGGTACTCCGATCTGGGAGCTGTACAACTTGCTTCCAAGGTATTCGACGAAAGTTCTCACAGAAATGTAGTTTGTTGGACTAGTCTCGTAACCGGCTACTGCAGTCATGGCTTGGTGGATAAAGCCCGCAGCTTGTTCGATCATATGCCCGAGAGAAACGGTGCTTCCTGGAGTGCCATGATCACGGGGTACGTGCAGAACGAACGCCACAAAGAGGCCATCGAGTTGTTCCACGAGTTGAGAGAATGTTCGGCTGCAGAGCTCAACGACGCTCTTCTTGTCAGTGCTCTGAGCGCTTGTGCGAGTCTGGGCGCTTTGGAGGAGGGGAGATGGATCCATTCACACATAGACGCAAAGGGATTGACGCACTACGGGCTCGAGCTTGGGACTGCACTGGTGGATTTCTACGCAAAATGTGGCTTCGTCGACGGCGCGAGAGAGGTCTTCGACAAGATGCCACGCAAGGATGTGACAGCTTGGAGTGCGATGATCATGGGACTAGCTCTCAACGGGCACAGCCGTCCCGCCATCAGCGTCTTCTCGGAAATGCTAAAGCAAGGCGTGGCGCCGAACGCGATCACCTTCATCGGAGTCCTGGCCGCTTGTAATCACGGAGGCCTGGTCGACGAAGGGCGGGCTCATTTCGAGAGCATGGTTTCGGCATACGACGTACGCCCCACGATCGAGCACTACGGATGCATGGTGGATTTGCTGAGCAGGGCCGGCCACACTGCAGAGGCCGAGGGGCTGATTGAGTCCATGCCAATGGAGCCGGACGGGGTGATATGGGGAGCTCTGCTGAACGGATGCAGGATGCACGGCCATTTCAAGCGGGGGGAGCGGGCGGGGAGGCGGGTGATCGAGCTGGAGCCCGCGCATTTCGGGAGGTACGTCGGGCTGGCCAATGTGTATGCATCCATGAAGAGGTGGGATGGTGTGGCGGAGCTGCGAACGGCAATGAGGAAGAGGCAGGTGACCACCACGCCTGGGTGGAGTTCGATTGGCCATCTTGACGACAAAACCCACCGACAGAAAGAGACTCAAAGATAG